The following proteins are encoded in a genomic region of Channa argus isolate prfri chromosome 3, Channa argus male v1.0, whole genome shotgun sequence:
- the psmd12 gene encoding 26S proteasome non-ATPase regulatory subunit 12, whose protein sequence is MSEERSERSDGKIVKMEVDYSSTVDQRLPECEKMAKEGKLQEAIESLLSLEKQTRTASDMMSTSRILVAVVQMCYEVKDWDALNENIMLLTKRRSQLKQAVAKMVQECYKYVDTVTDLTVKLRLIDTLRTVTAGKIYVEIERARLTKTLANIKEQNGEVKEAASILQELQVETYGSMEKKEKVEFILEQMRLCIAVKDYIRTQIISKKINTKFFQEEGTEELKLKYYNLMIQVDQHEGSYLSICKHYRAIYDTPCILEDSSKWQQALKSVVLYVILAPYDNEQSDLVHRISADKKLEEIPKYKDLLKQFTTMELMRWASLVDDYGKELREGSPDSVATDVFSYSEEAEKRWKDLKNRVVEHNIRIMAKYYTRITMKRMAGLLDLSIDESEEFLSNLVVNKTIYAKVDRLAGIINFQRPKDPNDLLNDWSHKLNSLMSLVNKTTHLIAKEEMIHNLQ, encoded by the exons ATGTCGGAGGAAAGGTCTGAAAGGTCTGATGGAAAGATTGTGAAGATGGAGGTCGACTACAGCTCAACTGTAGACCAACGTCTCcctgaatgtgaaaaaatgGCTAAG gaGGGAAAACTACAAGAGGCCATTGAGAGCTTGTTATCACTGGAAAAGCAAACCAGAACG GCATCAGACATGATGTCCACCTCCAGAATTCTTGTGGCCGTGGTCCAGATGTGTTACGAAGTCAAGGACTGGGATGCCCTGAATGAAAATATCATGTTGCTCACAAAAAGGAGGAGTCAGCTCAAACAG GCTGTTGCCAAAATGGTGCAAGAATGTTACAAATATGTGGACACTGTGACAGATCTGACTGTCAAGCTGAGACTCATCGACACACTTCGCACAGTCACTGCTGGCAAG ATCTATGTAGAGATTGAGCGTGCCAGACTGACTAAGACATTGGCAAATATTAAAGAGCAGAATGGAGAGGTCAAAGAGGCGGCTTCTATTCTTCAGGAACTTCAG GTGGAGACATATGGCTCTatggagaaaaaggagaaggTTGAATTTATCCTCGAACAGATGAGGCTTTGCATTGCTGTCAAAGATTACATTCGCACCCAGATCATTAGCAAGAAGATAAACACCAAATTCTTCCAAGAGGAGGGCACCGAG GAGTTGAAGCTAAAATATTACAACTTGATGATTCAGGTGGACCAGCATGAGGGGTCATACCTGTCTATCTGCAAACACTACAGGGCCATTTATGACACCCCCTGTATCTTGGAGGATAGCAGCAAGTGGCAACAG GCCCTGAAGAGTGTGGTGCTATATGTGATTCTTGCCCCCTATGATAATGAGCAATCGGACCTTGTGCACAGAATCAGTGCGGACAAGAAGCTAGAAGAAATTCCTAAATACAA GGACCTTCTGAAGCAGTTCACCACAATGGAGCTGATGCGCTGGGCCTCCTTGGTGGATGATTATGGGAAGGAGTTGAGAGAGGGCTCACCTGACAGCGTTGCCACAGATGTCTTTTCTTATTCAGAGGAAGCGGAGAAAAGATGGAAAGACCTTAAGAACAGAGTGGTTGAGCAT AACATCAGAATAATGGCCAAATATTACACCAGAATCACAATGAAGAGGATGGCTGGACTTCTTGACCTCTCCATTGAT GAATCCGAGGAGTTCCTTTCCAACCTAGTTGTAAACAAAACCATCTACGCCAAGGTTGACAGGCTGGCTGGCATCATCAACTTTCAAAGGCCCAAAGATCCCAATGACCTGCTCAATGATTGGTCGCACAAACTCAACTCACTCATGTCTCTGGTCAACAAGACCACACATCTCATTGCCAAGGAGGAGATGATTCACAACTTGCAGTGA